A region from the Engraulis encrasicolus isolate BLACKSEA-1 chromosome 18, IST_EnEncr_1.0, whole genome shotgun sequence genome encodes:
- the pbk gene encoding lymphokine-activated killer T-cell-originated protein kinase homolog has product MADSTPNAFKTPKRKNVKSPVTGTPIMIPASPFMKKLGCGTGVSVYLMERMGKQTHSPWAVKKINSRCAKTQMNVYQKRLNDEAKILKDLQHPNIVGFRAFTTAKDGSKCLAMEYGGEQSLNDLIEKRREEGLKAFPAPVIEKVALHVARGLQYLHNEKRLLHGDMKSCNVVIRGDFDSIKICDVGVSLRLDENMQVSDPKAHYIGTEPWKPKEALEDDIITDKADVFAYGLTLWEMMTLSMPHLEMLDDEDEEEDDDNDEDDEEDFDEDAYYERLGTRPPLDAATLGGAYQRMVELFCLCTEEDPRRRPSAADIVAVLETQLQHGKAQTRAHSPLDSEVIVID; this is encoded by the exons ATGGCGGACAGCACTCCAAATGCATTTAAAACTCCCAAAAGGAAGAACGTCAAAAGTCCTG TCACAGGGACACCCATCATGATTCCAGCTTCGCCTTTCATGAAGAAACTCGGATGTGGAACTGGGGTCAGCGTTTACCTTATGGAAAG AATGggtaaacaaacacactctccgTGGGCAGTCAAAAAAATCAACAGCAGGTGTGCGAAGACCCAAATGAATGTCTATCAGAAACGGCTTAACGATGAGGCCAAGATTCTGAAAGACTTACAGCACCCTAATATTGTTG GTTTCCGTGCATTCACCACGGCGAAGGACGGCTCCAAGTGTCTGGCCATGGAGTACGGGGGAGAGCAGTCCCTAAACGACCTcatagagaagaggagggaagagggactCAAGGCGTTTCCTGCTCCAGTCATCGAGAAAGTGGCCCTGCATGTAGCTCGAGGTCTTCAG TACCTTCACAATGAGAAGAGGCTGCTCCATGGGGACATGAAGTCCTGTAACGTGGTCATCAGGGGGGACTTTGACTCTATCAAGATCTGTGACGTGGGCGTGTCACTGCGCTTGGATGAGAACATGCAGG TGAGTGACCCAAAGGCCCATTACATTGGCACAGAGCCCTGGAAGCCCAAGGAGGCTCTGGAGGACGACATCATCACAGACAAGGCTGACGTGTTTGCCTACGGCCTCACGCTTTGGGAGATGATGACCCTGTCCATGCCTCACCTGGAAATGCTAgacgatgaagatgaggaggaggatgatgataacGATGAGGATG ACGAGGAGGACTTTGACGAGGATGCGTACTACGAGCGGCTGGGCACCCGCCCCCCATTGGACGCGGCCACTCTGGGCGGAGCCTACCAGCGCATGGTGGAGCTGTTCTGCCTGTGTACGGAGGAGGACCCCCGCAGACGGCCCTCCGCCGCGGACATCGTGGCCGTCCTCGAGACCCAGCTCCAGCACGGGAAGGCACAGACACGTGCCCACTCGCCACTCGACAGCGAGGTCATTGTCATCGACTAG